The Anopheles merus strain MAF chromosome 2L, AmerM5.1, whole genome shotgun sequence genome has a segment encoding these proteins:
- the LOC121593600 gene encoding uncharacterized protein LOC121593600 has protein sequence MFPKKLKQSGLLYKKAAKLEEQLEKEWALQDDHAGPSNQSPVVQSAEDVAMSDPYEEPMASMEEEYLNENGDDDHRISDEGSIHNEDTDGEEYLEEEYLEGEFLEGEFLEEASLEIDPESAKLRDSLRTWLIRNKVARSGSNSLLAILRKASSLSAFSSLPQDVRTLLKAPVNVSQQITKVPGGGEMWYQGVECCFQHYFRGVDVSEDEFELNLSVDGIPIYNRSAIQMWPILMQLHNMPNVPLIMVGIFCGTSKPCYVEPFLRPLVEELNRLHQRFATTTEYTGA, from the exons atgttcccgaaaaaattaaagcaaaGTGGATTGCTTTATAAGAAAGCCGCAAAGCTGGAAGAACAGCTTGAGAAAGAGTGGGCACTGCAGGATGATCACGCCGGACCGAGCAACCAATCACCGGTTGTGCAATCTGCTGAAG ATGTTGCTATGAGTGACCCCTATGAAGAGCCTATGGCGTCTATGGAAGAGGAGTATTTGAACGAAAACGGTGACGATGACCACCGTATCAGCGATGAAGGATCCATCCACAACGAAGATACCGACGGCGAAGAGTATTTGGAGGAAGAGTATTTGGAGGGAGAGTTTTTGGAGGGAGAGTTTTTGGAGGAGGCGAGCCTGGAAATTGATCCAGAAAGCGCGAAGCTACGAGACTCTTTGCGAACTTGGTTGATTCGCAATAAAGTTGCTCGTAGCGGAAGCAATAGTTTACTTGCAATACTGCGAAAAGCGTCTTCTCTTTCTGCTTTTTCATCTCTTCCGCAGGATGTTAGGACATTACTGAAAGCTCCGGTGAACGTCAGCCAGCAGATAACTAAGGTTCCAGGTGGAGGTGAAATGTGGTATCAAGGCGTTGAATGTTGTTTTCAGCATTATTTCCG tgGCGTGGACGTATCAGAAGATGAATTTGAGCTGAATCTTTCAGTGGATGGAATACCCATTTATAACCGCAGCGCTATACAGATGTGGCCTATACTGATGCAGTTGCACAATATGCCAAATGTTCCGCTTATAATGGTAGGGATATTTTGCGGCACTTCAAAACCATGCTATGTTGAGCCTTTCCTGAGACCTTTAGTGGAGGAACTTAATAGGCTAcatcag aGGTTTGCTACTACAACGGAGTACACGGGTGCTTAA